One window of the Leptospira koniambonensis genome contains the following:
- a CDS encoding carboxylate--amine ligase, with protein sequence MLETQTEQDLLRKSDPMEFWPTWKLYLPLVPYIAFESFRSIRSGSISSLGFGRIASANPGIPLGGLVGESKFQILQSIDPKHVLKFFLVPKGSKNTNSILEKMNSLGLKFPIILKPDSGQRGQGVRKILTPKHLEECLLESNVDLLIQEFHPGPFEVGVFYYRYPNETKGKIFSITRKVFPKLTGNGISTLSQLVENHPRFRIQKETFQKRFSESWEKVPILGETICLSEAGNHCQGTLFLDGSEWITSELENKIHEISSSFKGFYFGRYDIRFSSLKDFLEGKDLHIVELNGVTSESTNIYDPRFSLKERYSILFSQWKILFQISRQSKSKGAGLFSIIKALKDFYFGTRIVSDLSI encoded by the coding sequence ATGTTAGAAACCCAAACAGAGCAGGATCTCCTAAGAAAGTCAGATCCAATGGAGTTCTGGCCCACTTGGAAATTGTATCTTCCTCTGGTCCCTTATATTGCATTCGAATCTTTTCGCTCTATTCGATCAGGATCTATTTCTTCTTTAGGATTTGGAAGAATCGCGTCCGCAAATCCTGGTATTCCATTGGGAGGACTTGTAGGAGAATCTAAATTTCAAATTTTACAAAGTATAGATCCTAAACATGTATTAAAATTCTTTTTAGTTCCCAAAGGTTCCAAAAATACAAATTCTATTTTAGAAAAAATGAATTCTCTCGGATTAAAATTTCCTATTATACTTAAACCAGATTCAGGACAAAGAGGCCAAGGTGTTAGAAAGATCTTAACCCCAAAACATTTGGAAGAATGTTTACTTGAATCGAATGTGGATCTGCTCATCCAAGAATTCCATCCGGGACCATTTGAAGTTGGAGTTTTTTATTATAGATATCCAAACGAAACCAAAGGTAAAATATTTTCGATTACCAGAAAAGTATTTCCGAAGCTAACCGGCAATGGGATCTCTACTCTTTCCCAATTAGTGGAAAACCATCCCAGATTTAGAATACAGAAAGAAACATTTCAAAAAAGATTTTCAGAATCTTGGGAGAAGGTCCCTATATTAGGAGAAACTATCTGTCTTTCAGAAGCAGGAAACCACTGTCAGGGAACCTTATTTTTAGACGGCTCGGAATGGATCACTTCTGAATTAGAAAATAAGATCCATGAAATCTCTTCTTCTTTTAAAGGTTTTTATTTCGGAAGATACGATATACGATTTTCATCCCTCAAAGATTTTTTAGAAGGAAAAGATCTACATATAGTAGAATTGAACGGAGTTACTTCAGAATCTACGAATATATACGACCCAAGATTTTCTCTAAAAGAAAGATATTCCATACTATTCTCCCAATGGAAGATACTATTCCAAATTTCCAGACAATCAAAATCTAAGGGAGCTGGCCTTTTTTCTATTATAAAAGCATTGAAAGATTTTTACTTCGGGACCAGAATCGTCTCCGATCTTTCAATATGA
- the pstB gene encoding phosphate ABC transporter ATP-binding protein PstB: MKDTKVKIKSRHFNFFYGENQALHDISLEIHAKKVTAFIGPSGCGKSTFLRSINRMNDVIDSSKVNGKLEIDGINIYDPLMNVVELRKRVGMVFQKSFPFPKSIYENIAYGLKLNGKVSKDEMDHIVEESLRKSALWKEVKDRLNDSALGLSGGQQQRLCIARAIAMNPEVILMDEPCSALDPISTKKVEEFISEFKDSYTIVIVTHNMQQAARVSDYTGFFYMGRLVEFDNTKKMFHDPSKKETEDYISGKFG; encoded by the coding sequence ATGAAAGATACAAAAGTAAAAATAAAATCCCGCCATTTCAATTTTTTCTACGGTGAGAACCAAGCATTGCATGATATTTCTTTAGAGATCCATGCGAAGAAGGTCACAGCGTTCATTGGACCTTCTGGTTGTGGTAAATCTACTTTTTTAAGATCTATCAATCGTATGAATGATGTGATCGATAGCTCTAAAGTAAATGGTAAACTGGAAATAGACGGCATCAATATTTATGATCCTCTGATGAACGTTGTGGAACTTAGAAAAAGAGTCGGAATGGTTTTCCAAAAATCCTTCCCTTTTCCTAAATCTATTTATGAGAATATCGCCTACGGATTAAAACTGAACGGTAAGGTCTCTAAAGATGAGATGGATCATATCGTTGAGGAAAGTTTGAGAAAGTCCGCGCTTTGGAAAGAAGTAAAGGATAGATTGAATGATAGCGCTCTTGGACTTTCCGGTGGACAACAGCAAAGGTTATGTATTGCAAGAGCGATCGCAATGAATCCTGAAGTGATCTTAATGGATGAGCCTTGTTCTGCATTAGATCCGATCTCTACTAAAAAGGTAGAAGAGTTCATCTCTGAATTTAAGGATTCTTATACAATCGTGATCGTAACACATAATATGCAACAAGCTGCGAGGGTGAGCGATTATACCGGCTTCTTCTATATGGGTCGTTTGGTGGAATTCGATAATACTAAGAAAATGTTCCACGATCCTTCTAAAAAGGAAACGGAAGATTATATTTCTGGAAAATTCGGCTGA
- the pstA gene encoding phosphate ABC transporter permease PstA encodes MKWKKVRLKRRRVVQDKIYSILALGAPMLATGLILTAVVLMLGNIFYKGISGVNWEFLTEAPRNNNLEGGIFPAIYGTVYLVFIMILFSIPIGTATGIFLSEYTARDSRFAMTVRFAINTLAGVPSIVFGLFGVGFFIQFLGKGMDYVANNTTPVWGKPALIWAAATLAILTLPVVIISVEETMRSIPREMRESSLALGATKWQTIWKLILPNSLTGILTGAILAIGRGAGEVAPILFVGVVYSLPELPSHLSDQFMQLGYHLFVLATQSPDVDAAMPKQYATTVVLLTLTFGMSFFATFLRYRIRKSRGKAHV; translated from the coding sequence TTGAAATGGAAAAAAGTCAGACTTAAAAGAAGAAGAGTCGTACAAGATAAAATTTATTCCATATTAGCCCTCGGTGCTCCTATGCTTGCGACTGGACTGATCTTAACTGCAGTTGTTCTCATGCTTGGGAATATTTTCTACAAAGGAATTTCCGGCGTTAACTGGGAATTCCTGACGGAAGCACCAAGGAATAATAACTTAGAAGGCGGGATATTTCCCGCAATCTATGGAACAGTATATCTAGTTTTTATAATGATCTTATTCAGCATTCCAATTGGGACTGCGACTGGGATCTTTCTATCTGAATATACCGCAAGAGATTCTAGGTTTGCGATGACTGTTAGATTTGCGATCAATACCTTAGCTGGAGTTCCTTCCATCGTATTTGGCCTATTCGGTGTTGGATTTTTTATCCAATTCCTGGGAAAAGGAATGGATTATGTTGCGAACAACACTACTCCAGTTTGGGGAAAACCAGCTCTAATCTGGGCAGCGGCGACTCTCGCAATCCTTACCTTGCCTGTAGTCATTATCTCTGTAGAAGAAACGATGAGAAGTATTCCAAGAGAAATGAGAGAATCCAGCCTCGCATTAGGCGCAACCAAATGGCAGACCATTTGGAAATTGATCCTACCAAATTCTTTAACTGGAATTTTAACAGGAGCGATCCTTGCAATTGGAAGAGGAGCAGGAGAAGTGGCTCCGATCTTATTCGTGGGAGTTGTGTATTCTTTGCCTGAATTACCTTCGCACCTTTCAGATCAGTTCATGCAATTAGGTTACCATTTATTCGTATTGGCAACCCAATCGCCTGATGTAGACGCAGCGATGCCGAAACAATATGCTACCACAGTCGTATTATTAACTCTTACCTTCGGGATGAGTTTTTTCGCTACATTCTTAAGATACAGAATCAGGAAATCCAGGGGCAAAGCCCATGTATAA
- the pstC gene encoding phosphate ABC transporter permease subunit PstC, protein MSKLDPLLRYLLHPSRRKIDVFAETLVKGTAATSILIILLIFFFVFREASSLFFSDSPQATSTIQSSGAPTEYNPDSSSDAPAEYNPDGDTLELNKPVAVTAPEPEKLSLFENLFSKIWQPVSSVPKFGILPLIIGTAKTTIIAILIGAPLAILAALNITFFVSPRVREIVKPAIEMLANFPSVVIGFFCLMDVATLVKATFDIDFRLNALTGGIGLAIAVTPIIFTVAEDALSTVPQSYRQASLALGATEWQTAYRVMLPAALPGVFAAVLLGIGRAFGETMIALMATGNAPMMSFGIFDPSRTFAATIGAEMGEVIWGSEHYNILFFLGVLLFLFTFSLNAITELYVKKRLMKKFQGS, encoded by the coding sequence ATGAGCAAACTCGATCCTCTGCTGAGATATCTATTACATCCGAGCAGAAGAAAAATAGACGTTTTCGCGGAAACCTTAGTAAAAGGAACCGCTGCAACTTCCATCCTTATCATTCTTCTTATTTTTTTCTTTGTCTTTAGAGAAGCTTCTTCCTTATTCTTCTCGGATTCTCCGCAAGCCACTTCTACTATCCAAAGCTCCGGAGCGCCAACGGAATACAATCCTGACTCCAGTTCGGATGCTCCTGCAGAATATAATCCTGATGGAGATACTTTAGAATTAAATAAACCTGTTGCTGTAACTGCCCCAGAACCTGAAAAACTTTCTCTTTTCGAAAATCTTTTCAGCAAAATATGGCAGCCCGTTTCTTCTGTTCCTAAATTTGGTATTCTACCTTTGATCATAGGAACTGCAAAGACTACAATCATAGCAATTTTAATCGGAGCGCCTTTAGCTATTTTAGCCGCCTTGAATATTACGTTTTTTGTATCTCCGAGAGTAAGAGAGATAGTAAAACCTGCAATTGAGATGCTTGCAAACTTCCCTTCTGTTGTGATCGGATTTTTCTGCTTAATGGATGTTGCCACCTTAGTTAAGGCAACCTTCGATATAGACTTCAGATTGAATGCTTTGACTGGAGGGATCGGTCTTGCGATTGCAGTCACTCCAATCATATTCACTGTTGCGGAAGATGCATTAAGTACAGTGCCTCAATCTTATAGACAGGCGTCTTTAGCATTAGGTGCTACTGAATGGCAAACTGCTTATAGAGTTATGCTTCCTGCTGCATTACCTGGTGTATTTGCCGCAGTACTTTTAGGGATCGGCCGAGCTTTTGGAGAGACTATGATCGCTCTTATGGCAACTGGTAACGCCCCTATGATGAGTTTCGGTATTTTTGATCCGAGTAGGACATTTGCCGCCACGATCGGTGCGGAAATGGGAGAAGTTATTTGGGGATCAGAACATTATAATATTCTGTTCTTCCTAGGAGTTCTTCTTTTCCTATTCACTTTTTCCTTGAACGCAATCACTGAGCTGTACGTTAAAAAACGGCTTATGAAAAAGTTCCAAGGCTCCTAA
- a CDS encoding phosphate ABC transporter substrate-binding protein, which translates to MKKIGLRLIVLLAFALSSFSVSGEEKKTITIKGSDTMVILVQKWTETFPDKSVQFQVTGGGSGTGIAALINGTTDICSASRPLKPQEIQQLKEKYNSNGVEIKVAIDGISLYVNKKNPVAKLTLEEIRKIFTGKITNWKEVGGEDHKIVLYSRENNSGTYEYFKEHALEKQDFDPSAQHMVGTAALVNAISKDKWGIGYGGAAYASGVKDVAVAADANSKAELPTEANILTNKYPISRYLYFYLREAPKDQTKKFIDWVIGKDGQKVVKDVGYFPLKKK; encoded by the coding sequence ATGAAAAAGATAGGTTTAAGACTTATTGTCTTATTAGCATTCGCTCTTTCTTCATTTTCCGTATCCGGGGAAGAGAAAAAGACAATCACCATTAAAGGATCCGATACAATGGTTATCCTGGTTCAAAAATGGACCGAAACCTTCCCGGATAAATCCGTTCAATTCCAAGTTACTGGAGGAGGATCTGGAACTGGGATTGCTGCTCTAATCAACGGAACTACAGATATTTGTTCCGCTTCTCGCCCTCTAAAACCTCAAGAAATCCAACAATTAAAGGAAAAATACAATTCCAACGGTGTGGAAATCAAAGTTGCAATCGACGGTATTTCTCTTTATGTAAACAAAAAGAATCCAGTTGCAAAACTAACTCTGGAAGAAATCCGCAAGATTTTCACTGGAAAGATCACCAATTGGAAAGAAGTTGGCGGAGAAGATCATAAAATCGTACTTTATAGCCGTGAGAATAACTCCGGAACTTATGAGTATTTCAAAGAACACGCTTTGGAAAAACAAGATTTTGATCCTTCTGCACAACATATGGTAGGAACTGCAGCACTAGTAAACGCAATCTCCAAAGATAAATGGGGAATCGGTTATGGTGGAGCAGCTTACGCTTCCGGAGTAAAAGACGTTGCAGTTGCTGCTGACGCAAACTCTAAAGCAGAACTTCCAACTGAAGCGAATATTTTGACCAATAAATATCCGATCTCCAGATATCTATATTTTTATCTGAGAGAAGCACCTAAAGACCAAACTAAAAAGTTTATCGATTGGGTAATCGGAAAAGACGGACAAAAAGTTGTGAAGGACGTAGGTTACTTCCCTCTTAAGAAAAAGTAA
- a CDS encoding LA_3150 family lipoprotein, with translation MKSKLKFILPLLGLLAISCSSNTKEDSALLGALIGTPDDGNNSIVVVEVAGNFTDYTGECYDHFTVLGTSNSTISPTNYYLYIMFGHSLDTELRKSALSKQTCGALGFLGSGIPTNASPVNFKYYTCDPNLGQAGGDCGTKIKSAVGFPTD, from the coding sequence ATGAAATCTAAACTTAAATTCATACTTCCACTTTTGGGACTTTTAGCAATTTCTTGCTCTTCCAATACAAAGGAAGATTCGGCACTACTAGGAGCCTTGATCGGAACTCCTGACGACGGAAACAACTCAATCGTAGTGGTAGAGGTTGCAGGAAATTTCACTGATTATACGGGAGAATGTTACGACCATTTCACCGTTTTGGGAACTTCTAATTCTACAATCTCTCCGACCAATTATTATCTTTATATAATGTTTGGACATTCTCTCGATACAGAACTGAGGAAATCCGCTCTTTCCAAGCAAACTTGTGGTGCCTTGGGATTTTTGGGTTCAGGAATTCCTACAAATGCAAGTCCTGTGAATTTTAAATATTATACCTGTGATCCAAACCTGGGGCAAGCAGGGGGAGATTGTGGGACTAAGATTAAATCGGCGGTAGGATTTCCTACCGACTAA
- a CDS encoding spinster family MFS transporter: MESNSNQAKHAWRILILLFLANLLNFFDRTIPAIIIEPIRHEWDLSDLQLGIVGSAFTVIYAIAGLPLGRLADSWSRKKIIGWGLAIWSAFTALNGYAWNYLSFVSVRMGVGIGEASYAPAANSLIGDLFPSHKRARAVGIFMLGLPLGLVLAFFTVGAMVKAFGSWRAPFFIAALPGILLSIFFFFIREPERGAAESIQVSKVPPSQPIKKVLRIPTMWWIILSGLTFNFAAYAVNSFLVSLLQRYYHFTLVKAAITTGFIVGITGLIGLTVGGWIADKIHQRSERGRLLFGAFNLFVSGILIFLALLQSEQLVLFFSLLLGFGWLLSYNYYTCVYPAIQDVIEPRLRATAMAIYFAAMYLLGGAAGPAVVGWFSDYLTRSAMLRSGASEMTEQFKAIGLHDSLYLIPVTVLLTSLFVFLASRSFAQDASAMKKSLEGKA, encoded by the coding sequence ATGGAATCCAACTCGAATCAAGCCAAACATGCATGGAGGATCTTAATCCTTCTATTCTTGGCAAACCTTCTCAACTTCTTCGATAGAACGATCCCAGCAATCATCATAGAGCCTATTCGACATGAATGGGATTTAAGTGATCTCCAATTAGGTATCGTAGGTTCTGCATTCACTGTAATATATGCCATCGCCGGTTTACCATTAGGAAGACTCGCAGATTCTTGGAGCCGCAAAAAGATTATAGGTTGGGGACTCGCGATCTGGAGCGCGTTTACTGCTTTAAATGGATACGCTTGGAATTATTTATCTTTTGTTTCCGTTCGTATGGGAGTTGGAATTGGAGAAGCAAGTTATGCACCTGCTGCGAACTCTCTTATAGGAGATCTTTTTCCTTCTCATAAAAGAGCAAGAGCAGTTGGTATTTTTATGTTGGGACTTCCTTTAGGTCTTGTCCTTGCATTCTTCACTGTGGGAGCAATGGTAAAAGCTTTCGGATCTTGGAGAGCTCCATTCTTCATAGCAGCATTGCCAGGAATTCTTCTTTCCATATTTTTCTTTTTTATCAGAGAACCTGAAAGAGGAGCTGCAGAATCTATCCAGGTATCGAAAGTCCCACCTTCCCAACCCATCAAAAAAGTATTAAGGATCCCTACTATGTGGTGGATCATCCTATCTGGTCTTACTTTCAATTTTGCAGCCTATGCAGTGAATAGTTTCCTAGTTTCTTTATTACAAAGATATTATCATTTCACTTTGGTAAAAGCTGCAATCACCACTGGATTTATAGTAGGGATCACAGGTCTAATCGGACTAACAGTCGGAGGTTGGATTGCAGATAAGATCCACCAAAGATCAGAAAGAGGTCGTCTTCTTTTCGGTGCATTCAATTTGTTCGTTTCCGGGATCCTGATTTTTTTAGCATTGCTCCAGTCTGAACAATTAGTTTTATTCTTCTCACTTCTACTCGGCTTTGGATGGTTACTTTCGTATAATTATTATACCTGCGTTTACCCTGCGATACAAGACGTGATAGAACCTAGATTAAGAGCAACTGCAATGGCGATCTATTTTGCAGCAATGTATCTGTTAGGCGGAGCGGCTGGTCCCGCAGTTGTCGGCTGGTTTTCGGATTATTTAACCAGATCTGCAATGTTACGCTCGGGTGCTTCGGAGATGACCGAACAATTTAAGGCAATCGGTTTGCATGATTCTCTCTATCTGATTCCTGTGACAGTGTTATTAACTTCCCTATTTGTATTCTTAGCTTCCAGAAGTTTTGCCCAGGATGCATCTGCGATGAAGAAAAGTTTAGAGGGAAAAGCCTGA
- a CDS encoding energy transducer TonB: MNQVASPPSSKKRSGLRRFVDRYRMETFLGSSAFLQIAALLFWYTPPTTYDHLDKLIDEVAFVDNLVIQDPNVGEAPDDGEFEVTDTLKKKEDSRIAGAQDAIVSGATAPIDLSPNVQPEYTKDAQSAGIGGTLTLEVIIADSGEVLRVRNIGKTLGYGLEESAIQAFYKKRYSPSVLDGKKITVKVYVPVRFSLY, translated from the coding sequence ATGAACCAAGTTGCTTCTCCTCCTTCTTCCAAAAAACGTTCTGGTCTTCGTAGGTTTGTTGATCGTTACAGAATGGAAACCTTCTTAGGTTCTTCTGCTTTTCTTCAGATCGCAGCACTTCTTTTCTGGTACACTCCTCCAACTACTTATGACCATCTGGACAAACTCATCGATGAAGTCGCCTTCGTGGATAATTTAGTGATCCAAGATCCAAACGTGGGAGAAGCTCCTGACGACGGAGAATTCGAAGTTACAGACACTCTAAAAAAGAAAGAGGACTCTAGAATTGCAGGAGCTCAGGATGCGATCGTATCTGGTGCCACTGCGCCGATCGACCTTTCTCCGAACGTTCAACCTGAATACACCAAAGACGCTCAGTCTGCAGGTATAGGCGGAACTCTTACTTTAGAAGTGATCATCGCCGACTCAGGAGAAGTTTTAAGAGTACGTAATATTGGTAAAACCTTAGGATATGGATTAGAAGAATCCGCAATCCAAGCCTTCTATAAAAAACGTTACTCTCCTTCTGTCCTGGATGGAAAAAAGATTACTGTAAAAGTTTACGTTCCAGTTCGTTTCTCTCTCTATTGA
- a CDS encoding ExbD/TolR family protein: MALKKKKAPPSIPVSSMADIAFLLLVFFMVTSVLDTDPDLPLALPDVPGGEQLNKKIANLYIGADKAIYFNQIRMPLNEAINNVRAKLATTPDLKVLIHADKDVDYASLDDVFELLKEAGALKVSLVTKTTQGGGLK, translated from the coding sequence ATGGCACTTAAAAAGAAAAAAGCTCCACCTTCCATTCCGGTCAGCTCTATGGCCGATATCGCCTTTCTTCTTTTGGTATTCTTTATGGTGACCTCGGTCCTTGATACGGATCCAGATCTTCCACTTGCTCTTCCGGATGTTCCGGGAGGTGAGCAGCTCAACAAAAAGATCGCGAACTTGTATATAGGTGCTGATAAGGCAATATATTTCAACCAGATCCGTATGCCTCTTAATGAAGCGATTAATAACGTAAGAGCAAAGCTTGCCACTACACCAGACCTTAAGGTGCTTATCCATGCGGATAAGGATGTGGATTATGCAAGTCTCGACGATGTATTCGAATTATTAAAAGAAGCGGGAGCCTTAAAAGTTTCCCTCGTGACTAAAACCACTCAAGGAGGAGGATTGAAATGA
- a CDS encoding ExbD/TolR family protein — MIQLKKKRGLEEISASSMSDIAFLLLVFFMVTAVFFVKEGLNIQLPRKNSNPTLILRENIYEILVAGETIKMRNKVLGTRDYKDLAEFRKDLNDLEIPNLDEKVALIKTTGETKYGNMLDALSAVQLRGFKQVSVKRLK; from the coding sequence ATGATTCAGCTTAAGAAAAAAAGAGGTTTGGAAGAGATTTCAGCCTCTTCTATGTCGGATATCGCGTTTCTTCTTCTCGTATTTTTTATGGTGACCGCGGTGTTTTTCGTGAAGGAGGGTTTGAATATCCAACTTCCCCGCAAAAACTCCAACCCCACCTTAATCTTAAGAGAGAATATCTACGAGATACTGGTGGCTGGCGAAACGATCAAGATGAGGAACAAAGTCCTCGGCACTCGTGATTACAAAGATTTGGCAGAGTTCAGAAAAGATCTGAATGATCTGGAAATCCCGAATCTCGATGAAAAAGTTGCTTTGATCAAAACGACCGGCGAAACGAAGTACGGAAATATGTTAGATGCTCTTTCTGCAGTGCAGTTGAGAGGATTTAAACAAGTCTCCGTAAAAAGATTAAAATAA
- a CDS encoding MotA/TolQ/ExbB proton channel family protein, with protein sequence MHNRYTNLSLRQWIAIALVGGFVLTATLPTFSQDAAPTDANKTEQTAPAEQPAPAPAEKSGTWGFVDLFNKGGWTMYPLALSSIIALAIIFERIYFLTTSKLLPKGFNIDLGEKVDEKGFDGAKEFIDANPSYKISDILKNGIDVSAGNAEIFAKGIEREAAEVIVVLERGLVILAAVSTIAPLIGFLGTVSGMINAFDAIANADQVNAKVVAGGIKEALITTAAGLIIAIPAMTFHQYLTSRIDGFTSEVEEAANRIYKEFLKRNARA encoded by the coding sequence ATGCATAATCGATATACTAATCTCTCTCTACGCCAATGGATCGCCATTGCACTTGTAGGAGGATTCGTTCTAACTGCAACTTTACCTACTTTTTCTCAAGATGCGGCACCCACCGACGCAAATAAAACCGAACAAACTGCACCTGCAGAACAACCTGCTCCGGCTCCTGCTGAAAAAAGTGGGACTTGGGGATTTGTAGATCTGTTCAATAAGGGTGGATGGACAATGTATCCATTGGCTCTTTCTTCTATCATTGCTCTTGCAATTATTTTTGAAAGGATCTACTTCCTTACTACTTCCAAACTTCTTCCTAAAGGTTTTAATATCGATCTAGGAGAGAAGGTTGATGAGAAAGGTTTTGATGGAGCGAAAGAATTCATCGATGCAAACCCTTCTTATAAAATTTCTGATATTTTGAAAAACGGTATCGATGTATCTGCTGGTAACGCTGAAATTTTTGCAAAAGGTATCGAAAGAGAAGCTGCAGAAGTGATCGTAGTTCTGGAAAGAGGACTTGTGATCTTAGCTGCTGTATCTACTATCGCACCTTTGATCGGGTTCTTAGGAACGGTTTCCGGTATGATCAACGCGTTCGACGCGATCGCAAATGCTGACCAAGTTAACGCGAAAGTGGTAGCGGGTGGTATTAAAGAAGCTCTTATCACTACTGCTGCTGGTTTGATTATCGCAATTCCTGCAATGACTTTCCACCAATATCTGACTTCCAGAATTGACGGATTCACATCCGAAGTGGAAGAAGCTGCAAACAGAATTTACAAAGAATTCCTGAAACGTAACGCAAGAGCTTAA